In the genome of Olsenella profusa DSM 13989, one region contains:
- a CDS encoding S1C family serine protease: protein MSDTNQSGTSQAGVPQQPAQGGQASCQGQPVAAPQYAAQPQQGYQAAQPSPAPQPQPYGYQQRPVQPTQQPPRQQVAGQAAPQAAAATGTTSQQQSVPAPGAPQQRTAKPKQKKPHKPMAGGLRAGLIGAVCGVVGAGLLVLVLTLTGVIGGTKVINTTNSAAGRTVNITSDGEDTSVAKAVAAKDLPSVVSVYVTNKKGAGLGSGVILDTSGNIVTNYHVVNGADDVSINLDGKSFDATVVGTDSSSDIAVIHADFGDTTLTPMEIGDSDQLVVGDWVMSIGSPFGLDQSVSSGVVSSLARNTLLNSSGGQTIYTNLIQVDAAINPGNSGGALVNDEGKLVGICTLFSSDTESFAGIGFAIPGNYAMNIANQIISGKAVEHAYIGLSMQTVNSRVAKRNHLSVNQGAYVSSVTSDGPAAKAGVKVGDVITAVNGEEISSADGMILAVRSHNIGDTITVTVMRDGQSQDIAVTLGSDNGKTSDSSGSGSSGRGGSDSSR from the coding sequence ATGAGCGACACGAACCAGAGCGGGACCTCTCAGGCAGGCGTTCCGCAGCAGCCTGCCCAGGGGGGCCAGGCGTCTTGCCAGGGGCAGCCGGTGGCCGCGCCCCAGTATGCCGCACAGCCCCAGCAAGGCTACCAGGCGGCCCAGCCCAGCCCAGCCCCTCAGCCGCAGCCCTATGGCTACCAGCAGCGGCCCGTGCAACCAACCCAACAGCCCCCCCGGCAGCAGGTGGCGGGCCAGGCGGCCCCGCAGGCCGCGGCTGCGACGGGAACCACCTCCCAGCAGCAGTCCGTCCCTGCTCCCGGTGCGCCGCAGCAGCGGACCGCCAAGCCCAAGCAGAAGAAGCCCCACAAGCCCATGGCGGGAGGCCTGCGCGCGGGTCTCATTGGCGCCGTCTGCGGCGTCGTGGGCGCCGGCCTGCTCGTGCTGGTGCTCACCCTGACGGGCGTCATCGGTGGCACCAAGGTCATCAACACCACCAACAGCGCGGCAGGTCGTACCGTCAACATCACGAGTGATGGCGAGGACACCTCGGTCGCCAAGGCGGTCGCCGCCAAGGACCTGCCCTCCGTCGTCTCCGTCTACGTGACCAACAAGAAGGGCGCGGGACTCGGCTCGGGGGTCATCCTGGATACCAGCGGCAACATCGTCACGAACTACCATGTGGTCAATGGTGCCGATGACGTCTCGATCAACCTGGACGGCAAGAGCTTCGATGCCACGGTCGTGGGCACCGATTCCTCGAGTGACATCGCCGTGATCCATGCCGACTTTGGTGACACCACGCTCACCCCCATGGAGATCGGTGACTCCGACCAGCTTGTCGTGGGTGACTGGGTCATGAGCATCGGCAGCCCGTTCGGCCTTGACCAATCGGTCTCCTCAGGCGTCGTGAGCTCGCTTGCGCGCAACACGCTGCTGAACTCCTCCGGCGGTCAGACCATCTACACCAACCTCATCCAGGTGGACGCGGCCATCAACCCCGGCAACTCCGGTGGGGCGCTCGTGAATGATGAGGGCAAGCTCGTGGGCATCTGTACGCTGTTCTCCTCGGATACCGAGTCGTTTGCGGGCATTGGCTTCGCCATTCCGGGCAACTATGCCATGAATATCGCGAACCAGATCATCAGCGGCAAGGCGGTCGAGCATGCCTACATTGGCCTTTCGATGCAGACTGTGAACTCGCGCGTCGCCAAGCGCAACCATCTCTCTGTCAACCAGGGAGCCTATGTCTCCTCCGTCACCTCCGATGGCCCTGCTGCCAAGGCGGGCGTCAAGGTGGGTGACGTCATCACGGCCGTCAATGGCGAGGAGATCTCGTCGGCGGATGGCATGATCCTAGCTGTTCGCTCACATAACATCGGTGACACCATCACCGTGACCGTCATGCGTGATGGCCA
- a CDS encoding winged helix-turn-helix transcriptional regulator, giving the protein MHHKNILLVSKTSRYMSHMHELRRSLDVSILPTTPETFSQAIRSGHEFDLVIVDFAGLSQATVNEIDDYVSENGCIPVLAIQDASQLSNLHLPVQGRNDFIIADASQAEFEVRCALLLWPSDQSTPSDVVTVDNMTINLATYQVYIDDEPVDLTLMEYSLLSFLATHPSRAYSRETLLHRVWGFEYCGGTRTVDVHIRRVRSKVGPHIASHIATVRGVGYLFKL; this is encoded by the coding sequence ATGCACCACAAGAACATTCTCCTGGTTTCCAAGACCTCACGCTACATGAGTCACATGCATGAGCTCAGGCGCTCGCTGGATGTCTCGATCCTGCCCACCACCCCGGAGACGTTCTCGCAGGCGATTCGCTCCGGTCATGAGTTCGACCTCGTCATAGTGGACTTTGCCGGCCTCAGCCAGGCGACGGTCAACGAGATTGACGACTATGTCTCGGAGAACGGCTGCATTCCGGTGCTGGCCATCCAGGACGCGAGCCAGCTCTCCAACCTCCATCTTCCCGTACAGGGGAGGAACGACTTCATCATTGCCGATGCGAGCCAGGCGGAGTTCGAGGTGCGCTGCGCCCTGCTGCTCTGGCCGAGCGACCAGAGCACCCCCTCCGACGTGGTGACGGTCGACAACATGACCATCAACCTCGCCACCTATCAGGTGTATATCGACGACGAGCCCGTTGACCTCACGCTCATGGAGTATTCGCTGCTGTCCTTTCTGGCCACGCACCCCTCGCGTGCGTACTCGCGCGAGACGCTCCTGCATCGCGTGTGGGGCTTTGAGTACTGCGGTGGCACACGTACGGTTGACGTGCACATTCGTCGTGTGCGCTCCAAGGTGGGGCCGCACATCGCCTCGCACATCGCCACCGTGCGTGGCGTGGGGTACCTCTTCAAGCTTTAG
- a CDS encoding ABC transporter substrate-binding protein/permease, which produces MQTAHGTHGRAHRKTGHPILAMALALVVAALVPFLAGCGVRQDDQGASGAQAPAYTTVTPGTLTVVSDLANPPFDYMDDAAAPAGYEVELMQALAAKMGLTCEYLPPQKFDSIIPMIRQGGKADVGASNLTITDERLQEVDFTNPYIDSNLGIVTPAGTSDAVARDYQSLNVPSATIAVQSGTTADQWARENLPNAQIVALDDAIAALTGVQSGLYTATIADLPVMRYECMNSFTDLRIALQVPTGEQFGLVVSKDNPSLTEALNDALQQCRDDGTIDALDKKWFGGASSSDVATLSTGDDAIDSSGAGSITVGKATARPNEEGGDSIIGGIDTRLTWEGTVHVADGVSSVTLQLPEGSSLEHASTRVTVLSGLDRLEVPTTVSVEGSTLTVTFDTPVQDGSLLRIEATNMRFPSGGGDFAVSGGYETAMGLAGVIPASPSIHTIAITPLQATVTWLDDQAWVAAWNSVPFLGTFLKPQILVTSFARLFPGWLLCLVLVLCAYPCAILLGLVFALMRISRHAVLRGLSSLYVNVLRGTPFFLQIYLMFFGLPMMGVNIDNVVLGVIVVAINSSAYQAEIYRAGIQSIPDGQYEAASSLGMSPLQTMVWVILPQTIRRVIPTVTSDFITSYKDTSLLSSVGVMELMMFAKNISNTTGNITPYIAAAIYYLIVTLPLIKLVSSVERRMATAERGGGDRPAVEEGASAPSDAGTATGVDAGAAAESDRARASAGRPSALRSLLAPLGPHVVTDGGTNDAL; this is translated from the coding sequence CCGATCCTCGCCATGGCACTTGCGCTGGTCGTCGCCGCGCTCGTGCCGTTCCTTGCGGGGTGCGGCGTACGGCAGGACGACCAGGGGGCGAGCGGGGCACAGGCGCCCGCCTACACCACGGTGACACCAGGGACGCTCACCGTCGTCTCCGATCTGGCAAACCCTCCCTTCGACTACATGGACGATGCCGCCGCGCCGGCGGGCTATGAGGTGGAGCTCATGCAGGCGCTTGCCGCAAAGATGGGCCTTACCTGCGAGTATCTGCCACCACAGAAGTTCGACTCCATCATTCCCATGATCAGGCAGGGCGGCAAGGCCGACGTGGGCGCCTCCAACCTCACCATCACGGACGAGCGCCTGCAGGAGGTCGACTTCACCAATCCCTACATCGACTCCAACCTGGGTATCGTCACGCCCGCCGGCACCTCCGACGCCGTGGCGCGCGACTATCAGAGCCTCAATGTGCCCAGCGCTACCATTGCCGTGCAATCGGGCACGACGGCCGACCAGTGGGCGCGCGAGAACCTGCCCAACGCCCAGATAGTTGCCCTCGACGACGCCATCGCCGCTCTTACGGGCGTGCAGAGCGGCCTCTACACGGCCACGATCGCCGACCTCCCCGTGATGCGGTACGAGTGCATGAACTCGTTCACCGATCTCCGCATCGCACTGCAGGTGCCCACGGGCGAGCAGTTTGGGCTCGTGGTCTCCAAGGACAACCCCAGCCTCACCGAGGCACTCAACGACGCCCTGCAGCAATGCCGTGACGACGGCACCATCGACGCCCTCGACAAGAAGTGGTTCGGCGGTGCGTCCTCGTCAGATGTCGCCACGCTCTCCACGGGTGACGACGCCATCGACTCGTCGGGCGCAGGCAGCATCACCGTCGGCAAGGCGACGGCACGCCCCAACGAGGAGGGAGGCGACTCCATCATCGGCGGCATCGATACGCGCCTCACCTGGGAGGGAACCGTCCATGTGGCCGATGGCGTCTCGTCCGTCACCCTTCAGCTGCCCGAAGGCTCCAGCCTCGAGCATGCCAGCACGCGCGTGACGGTGCTCTCTGGCCTCGACCGCCTTGAGGTTCCCACGACCGTGAGCGTGGAGGGTTCCACGCTCACGGTCACCTTCGACACGCCCGTGCAGGACGGCTCTCTGCTGCGCATCGAGGCCACGAACATGCGCTTCCCAAGCGGTGGTGGGGACTTCGCCGTATCGGGAGGCTATGAGACGGCGATGGGCCTTGCGGGTGTCATTCCCGCCTCGCCCAGCATCCACACCATTGCCATCACGCCGCTGCAGGCGACGGTCACATGGCTGGATGACCAGGCCTGGGTCGCCGCGTGGAATTCCGTGCCCTTCCTGGGCACGTTCCTCAAGCCCCAGATCCTGGTGACGTCATTCGCGCGCCTGTTTCCCGGCTGGCTGCTCTGCCTGGTGCTGGTGCTGTGTGCCTACCCCTGTGCCATCCTGCTGGGGCTCGTGTTCGCCCTCATGCGCATCTCGCGCCATGCCGTGCTGCGTGGCCTCTCGTCCCTCTACGTCAACGTGCTGCGAGGGACGCCGTTCTTCCTGCAGATCTACCTCATGTTCTTTGGCCTGCCCATGATGGGCGTCAACATCGACAACGTGGTCCTTGGCGTCATCGTGGTGGCCATCAACTCCTCCGCCTACCAGGCCGAGATCTATCGTGCCGGCATCCAGTCCATACCGGATGGCCAGTACGAGGCCGCCTCCTCGCTGGGTATGAGTCCCCTGCAGACCATGGTGTGGGTCATCCTGCCCCAGACGATCCGTCGCGTGATTCCCACCGTCACGAGCGACTTCATCACCTCGTACAAGGACACGTCACTGCTCTCATCCGTGGGCGTCATGGAGCTCATGATGTTTGCCAAGAACATCAGCAACACCACGGGCAACATCACGCCCTACATCGCGGCGGCCATCTACTACCTCATCGTGACGCTGCCGCTCATCAAGCTCGTGAGCTCCGTGGAGCGGCGCATGGCCACGGCCGAACGAGGTGGCGGGGACCGCCCCGCGGTCGAGGAGGGGGCATCGGCCCCCTCCGATGCGGGGACGGCCACAGGCGTCGATGCGGGTGCCGCCGCAGAGTCCGATCGGGCCAGGGCTTCGGCCGGGCGGCCCTCGGCACTGCGGTCGCTCCTGGCGCCCCTTGGCCCACATGTCGTAACCGATGGAGGTACCAATGATGCCCTTTAG
- a CDS encoding amino acid ABC transporter ATP-binding protein, whose product MPFRRKSASGQASARATPAPLASEEAARVAFDHDRHLSNHHFTEGEHPVVRIEHLGKSFGATPVLRDVSLNVWNDEIVVILGPSGSGKSTMLRCINLLETPTSGHILVDDREITGATKAEATRIRRDLGMVFQQFNLFPHLTAKQNVMLGPMRVLGMAHEEAEAEALRQLDAVGLADRAEFKPPQLSGGQQQRVAIARAVAMHPKVLLFDEPTSALDPELVRGVLAVMQDLAINGDMTMVVVTHEMGFARAVADRVVFMEGGVVVEQGLPENVFDHPREARTREFLGSLR is encoded by the coding sequence ATGCCCTTTAGGAGGAAGAGTGCCTCTGGGCAGGCGTCTGCCAGGGCGACTCCCGCCCCGCTCGCCTCCGAGGAGGCGGCGCGTGTCGCCTTCGATCACGATAGGCACCTCTCGAACCATCACTTCACGGAAGGGGAGCACCCAGTCGTTCGCATCGAGCATCTGGGCAAGAGCTTCGGTGCCACGCCCGTGCTGCGCGACGTGAGCCTCAACGTGTGGAACGACGAGATCGTGGTGATCCTGGGCCCCTCAGGCTCGGGAAAGTCAACCATGCTGCGGTGCATCAACCTGCTTGAGACGCCCACCTCGGGCCACATCCTTGTGGACGATCGGGAGATCACGGGCGCGACGAAGGCGGAGGCGACCAGGATCAGACGCGATCTCGGCATGGTGTTCCAGCAGTTCAACCTCTTTCCGCACCTCACGGCCAAGCAGAACGTCATGCTGGGCCCGATGCGCGTGCTCGGCATGGCGCATGAGGAGGCCGAGGCGGAGGCCCTGCGCCAGCTCGATGCCGTGGGCCTCGCCGACCGAGCCGAGTTCAAGCCACCTCAGCTCTCGGGCGGTCAGCAGCAGCGCGTGGCCATCGCACGTGCGGTGGCCATGCATCCCAAGGTACTGCTCTTCGACGAGCCCACCTCGGCGCTTGATCCCGAACTCGTGCGTGGGGTGCTTGCCGTCATGCAGGACCTCGCCATCAATGGGGACATGACCATGGTCGTGGTCACCCACGAGATGGGCTTCGCGCGCGCCGTGGCCGATCGCGTGGTGTTCATGGAGGGGGGTGTCGTGGTCGAGCAGGGACTGCCCGAGAACGTCTTTGACCATCCCCGTGAGGCGCGCACGCGTGAGTTTCTGGGAAGCCTTCGGTAG